In the genome of Pantoea agglomerans, the window CATATCCTCAAAGCCGACCAGTGCGACCTGCTGCGTCAGGAAGAGATCCTTGCCTAAAGTGCGCCCGACCTGCTGAATGCCGTTAAGACAGCCAATCAGCGCCGTCGACGAATGACAGAGCAGTGCGGTAAGGGTGTTGTTTTTTTCCAGCAGGTGGCGCGTCGCCAGACTCGCCGCAAAGGTATCGTCGCTGCAGGCAGGCGCGAGCTCGTCCTTGTGCGCAATACCGTTTTGCAGCAGGCTGGCCCGCAGCCCCTGCAGCCGCTGCGTGCGCAGCAGCGAATCCGCTTCGCCGCCGATATAGCCGATATTACGATGGCCGCGATCCAGCAGATAGCGCGTCGCCAGCGCCGCAGCCTGTCGATTGTCGCGCATTACCAGATTGCACGTTTCGCTGATTAGCGTCTGCGAGACCACCACGAACGGTAAAGGGCAGCGTCGCAGCCGCTCCGGCACGGTGGGATTAACGGTGTCGGACGTCAGGTAGATAATGCCTGCGACGCCCTGCTGTTTAAACGAAAGCAGGCAGCGTTCCAGGCTCGCCTCGTCATCGTGCGGCTGACCGAGAAACAGCATAAATCCCTTTTTCTCGAGCTCTTTAACCACGCTCGCCATCACCTTAACGGTATAGCTGTCGCTGAAGTCGCAGAGGATAAGTCCTATCAGATTAGAGGTGCTGGCGCGCAGGTTGGCGGCGGCGACGTTATGCACGTACCCCAGCCGCTGGATAGCGGCCTGAACCTTCTCGATAGTCGCATCGGAAATCTTGCCTTTCTGCCGTAAAACCAGCGAAACGGTAGAGACCGATACGCTAGCCTCTTTAGCCACATCGATGATGCTGACTTTTTTCAAACCTGCTCCTGATAACAATCCGATCCATTATTCCAGCGCGCGCTCCCGCCGTAGCCGGAGAGCGCCGCTGCCTGCTATTTGGCCATCATGGTCGACATCGTCTGCGCGATAAACTGCGCGCGGGCGCCGAAAATAACCTGAATGCCCGTATCACCGACAAAGACCACTCCGCGCGCGCCGACGCCGTTAAGGCCATCCTTATCGACCAGTTCGCTTTTCACTACCTCAAGCCGCAAACGGGTGATGCAGGATCCGACAGTATTGATATTTTGCGCCCCGCCAAGCAAGCCGATAATTTCGGTCGCAATCTCGTTATCCGATTTATCGTTCATATTGGCCGTCACAAGGGTGCGGCCTGGCGTTTTGATATCAAAGCGGCGGATAACATAGCGGAACGTAAAGTAGTAAATCAGTCCCATCGGCACGCCGATGATCACGGCGTTGAGGAAGTGGGTCTGATAACCGTTGAACGAGGGCAGAATGCCGAATGAGAGGTAGTCGATAAATCCGGCGGAAAATGATTTAGCGATATGCGCATGCATCAGATACATCATCATGTAGGCCAGGCCCGCCATGATGGCGTTAAACACGTAGAGGATCGGCGCGACAAAGATAAAGGTGAACTCAACCGGTTCGGTTATCCCCGTCAGGAAGCAGGTGAGCGCGGCGGAGAAGAGGATCCCGGCGGCGATTTTTTTATTGGCCGTTTGCGCTTCGTGATACATCGCCAGGCAGGCGGCAGGCAAAGCAAAGAGCATCAGCGGGAACTCGCCCTGCATGAACTTGCCGGCGTTCTGATAGGAGTCGCTGCTGAAGGATTTAACGCCCTCTTCCAGCATCTTAAACCAGATCGTCTGGTCGCCGTGGATCACCTGGCCGGCGTGCGTGGTGTAGTCGCCGAACGAATACCAGAAAGAGGGATACCAGATATGATGGAGCCCGAGCGGAATCAACGCGCGCTCCACTAACCCGAAAATAAAGGTGGAGGCCGCCTGATTATCGCCGTTCACCACCACAGAAAGCGCATCGATGCCCGACTGGATATGCTGCCAGATATAGGGCAGCAGCAGCCCCATCAGAAAGGATAAGCAGGCCGTAGCGATGGCGACGAAGCGCTTGCCCGAAAAGAAGCCGAGGAACTCAGGCAGCTGCAGCGTGTGAAAGCGGTTATAGCACCAGGCGGCCAGGATGCCGCAGAGCAGACCGCCAAACACCCCCATTTGCAGCGTGGGTATGCCGACCACCATCGCATATTTTCCTCCTTGCGACGCCATCTCCGGGGTAATGCCCATTACCGTGCCGATAGTGATATTGGTAATAAAAACCGAGACGGCGGCGGAGAGCGCCGCAATACCCGACTCAGACGCCAGCCCGACGGCGGAGCCGATGGCGAACAGCATCGGCAGGTTGTCGAAGATGACGCCGCCGGCGTTCATCATCAGCGGCAGATGGAATTTGTCGCCGAATGCCAGCAGCAGACCAGCGGCTGGCAACAGCGAGATAGGCAGCATAAGCGCGCGGCCGATCATCGATAGTTTGGATAACGACTTTATCAATCCTGAGAACAGACTCATGCTGCTTTCCCCGATTTAAGACCCTGGATGACACTTTTTAAGTGCTGTTATAAGTGGTAGAACGTTCTACTAGAACGTTCTACTTATCATTCGAGAAGCCTGTTCAACAGGCAACTGATATTTGGCCTTCAGCCAGAGGATTTACTGATATTTTTGAAGTGGATCGTAAAAGCTGGGCTGCGTACCTGAACGCGCCCGCTTTTTGAGCCAGAGAGTGAAGAGCACGTGCCGAAGGAATGCCTGAGGTCATCGTCACCCCATGAACGGGGTGGAAAGAGGCAGCGTGAGTCGCTTAGCAGGGTGATACAGCGCATAAATACGCTCTGCTAATCAGGGCTCGTCGGTATTGATGAAGCAGAAAAGGCGAATTTTTCCTGTTCACTGCGAACACTTATAAAAAAGCGCGATTTCATTCAACAATGTGAACAACGCTCATTCTGAATGAAAATATTCTCTGTTGCGAAAGCTGTGCAACTTGCATGCTAAAAAAAATTCAAAAATAAAAGGGGTCAACTATCAGCGCTAAAAAACGCTGACAGCTACCCCAAACGCAGATTAATTAACCTGCGGCAATAATGTCATTCCAGACGGCATCAGCACGCGCTAAAGAATCTGCGGTGCCTTCGGCAGCGCCGGTGATGCTGCCAACTTACTGATTTAGTGTATGATGGTGTTTTTGAGGTGCTCCAGTGGCTTCTGTTTCTATCACCTGTCCCTCCTGTTCAGCTACTGACGGGGTGGTGCGTAACGGCAAAAGCACCGCCGGACATCAGCGCTATCTCTGCTCTCACTGCCGTAAAACATGGCAACTGCAGTTCACTTACACCGCTTCTCAACCCGGTACGCACCAGAAAATCATTGATATGGCCATGAATGGCGCTGGATGCCGGGCAACCGCCCGCATTATGGGCGTTGGCCTCAACACAATTTTACGTCACTTAAAAAACTCAGGCCGCAGTCGGTAACCTCGCGCATACAGCCGGGCAGTGACGTCATCGTCTGCGCGGAAATGGACGAACAGTGGGGCTACGTCGGGGCTAAATCGCGCCAGCGCTGGCTGTTTTACGCGTATGACAGGCTCCGGAAGACGGTTGTTGCGCACGTATTCGGTGAACGCACTATGGCGACGCTGGGTCGTCTTATGAGCCTGCTGTCACCCTTTGACGTGGTGATATGGATGACGGATGGCTGGCCGCTGTATGAATCCCGCCTGAAGGGAAAGCTGCACGTAATCAGCAAGCGATATACGCAGCGAATTGAGCGGCATAACCTGAATCTGAGGCAGCACCTGGCACGGCTGGGACGGAAGTCGCTGTCGTTCTCAAAATCGGTGGAGCTGCATGACAAAGTCATCGGGCATTATCTGAACATAAAACACTATCAATAAGTTGGAGTCATTACCCTCGCATCAGGCATCATCATTAGCGTGCCCATTACTGGCTCGCTGGCCACCGCCGCCGAACCAGAGAACCGCTTTCACCGTGTCAGCCAGGCGCTAACCGGACGCCAGCAGCTGGATCCGACCATCAGTCAGCGTTTGTACGCGCTGTTAACGCGCCAGAACCCGCTGTTTCCCCAGCGTCTGGCGCAGCTGGCCGAACACCTTAGCCGCAGCGAGGCTCGCGCACCTGAGGCGCTGCTGGCGTCGCTGTCCGAAGAGGAGGTCAACACCGCGCTGGCCATCATTACCCCCTGGTACCTTGGCTATACCGGCAATCCCGCCACCACGCGCGCTACTGACGACGCGCCCTTTGTCAGTTTTCTCTCCGCCCTGATGTACGAGCCCACCGCCGACCTTACGCCGCGCCCCTCCTACTCGCAGCGCGGCAGCGACTACTGGCAGGCGGTACCGGATGGCGTCAGCGCGCCACAGATGCCGGCAACGATTCACGCCTGGGGAAAGGCGTCGCCGCGCGCGGCATCTGGCATCGCGCAGCCGCAACCGGCCTGGCTGGCAATGGTGGAAGGACGCGCCAGAACCTATGCGGAGGCCTTGCGCCTCACCGACGGCACTGGAGATGGCTCATGACGCACTATGACGCCGACGTAGTGATTATCGGATCGGGCGCCCTGGGAGCAAATGCGGCATATCAGCTGGCGAAAGCGGGCAAGTCGGTCATCATGCTGGAGGCCGGACCCTATATTCCGCGCTGGAAAGTGGTCGACAACTATCGCAACAGTCCCAGTAAACGCAACTGGTGCGCACCCTATCCTAATTTGCCCTGGGCGCCGAACAGCTACAGCGACGGCTATATTGAGACGCAGGGCGATGACGATTTCCACTATGTCACCAGCTTTCTCAAGGTGGCTGGCGGCAGCACGCGTCACTGGGCGTCCGCCTGCTGGCGGCTGCTGCCCAACGACTTCAAACTGAAAAGCGTTTACGGCGTCGGGCGTGACTGGCCGATTGCCTATGACGATCTGGAACCCTGGTATCTGCGCGCGGAGCGCGAGGTGGGCGTGGTCGGCACCGCAGAGGAAGATCAGAGCGGTCAGGGACGCGACGCCTGGCCGCCGTGCTCCGCGCCCTATCCCTTGCCGCCGGAGGCGAAGCCCTACATGGTGCAGCGCATGCAGGCGAAGCTCGGACCGTTAGGCTACCAGGTGATCCATGAGCCGCACGCGCGCGTTTCTCGCCCTTATGACGGCCGTCCCGCCTGCGCCGGCAACAATAACTGTGAACCTGTTTGCCCTATCGGGCCGATGTACTCAGGGGATATGCACGTTGATAAAGCGGTGGCGCTGGGGGTCGATCTGCGCACCGAGTCGGTCGCCTGGAAGCTGGAGAAGGGGCCGAAAAACCACATCGTCGCGGTGCACTATCGCAAACCTGACGGCCGCGACGTGCGCCTGAGCGCAAAGGCGTTCGTGGTGGCGGCGCATGGGCTGGAATCTCCGAAGCTGCTGCTGATGTCTGATGTGGCAAACAGTTCCGATCAGGTCGGACGCAACCTGATGGATCACACCGGACTGAGCATGACTTTTCTTGCCGACGAACCGCTCTGGACTGGACGCGGCTCGGTGCAGCACGGCAGCATCGCCACCCGACGTGATGAACCCACCCGCGCGCAACACTCCGCTATCCGCTACGCGCTGCGCAATCTGGTGCCGAATAGCGATGTGACACCCGCGCTGCTCAGGCAGGGGCTGGTGGGACGCGAGCTGGACGCGGCGATACGCGACCGCGCCTCGCGCATTATGAATATCAGCACCATGAGCGAAACCCTGCCCAGCCCCACGAACCGGGTCACTCCTCACCCAACGCGGCGCGACGGGGCTGGCCTGCCGACCCTGCAGGTTAACTATCAGCTGGACAGCTATGTCCGCGGCATGCGACCGCAGGCCTACCGCGACTTCGCTAATTTCCTGATGGCGTTTAATGGCGAGATGGTGGAGGCGCCCACCGGCTGGCGCAATCAGTATCACATCATGGGCACCACGATAATGGGCGACGATTCGCGCGACTCGGTGGTCGATGCGCACTGCCGCAGCTGGGATCACGCCAACCTGTTTATCGCCTCTACCGGCGTGATGCCCACCTCCGCCACCGTAAATCCCACCCTGACGGGCATCGCGCTGGCGCTCCGTCTGGCCGATACGCTGATTCGGGAGCTGTGAACATGCGAACGGCAACCTTTCTCCTGCTGTTTTTACCCGCGCTGGCGCTAGCGCAGCCCGATAGCGCCACTCTGAAGCGCGGCGAATATCTGGCTATCGCAGGCGACTGTTCCGCCTGCCATCGCAACCCGGATAACGGTCATCCCTTTTCCGGCGGCTATCGCATCTCCTCGCCGCTGGGAGACATTATCGCCACCAATATCACACCATCGCGCGTTAACGGCATCGGAAACTACTCTCTGGCGGATTTTCGCCGCGTCATGCGCGAGGGCCGGCGGCGGGATGGTAGCTATCTCTATCCCGCGATGCCCTATACCGCGTTTGCCTCGCTGACCGATGAGGATATCGCGGCGCTGTACGCCTGGTTTATGACGGGCGTGCCCGCCGAAGATCATCAGGTGCCCGCGACGCAGCTCCCTTTCCCTTTCTCCTGGCGCGCGATGATGGCGCTCTGGAACGGCCTGTTCCTGTCACCCCAGCCACTCGCCAGCGGCAGCGCTGAAGCGATCGGCGACGCGCGCGGCGAGTATCTGGTGAAAACGCTGGGACATTGCGGCAGCTGTCACACGCCGCGCAACGTGCTGATGGCGGAGAAAAGCGCGAGCTTCCTGCGCGGCGGAGCCGTCGGCAGCTGGCAGGCACCCGATCTGACTCAGGCGCGCCTTTACGCCTGGTCCGAAACGGAACTGGCGACCTACCTTAAAACCGGCTCGCTGCCGGGCAAAGCCATCGCGGCGGGCGAAATGGCGACCGTAGTGGAAAACTCTTTTTCCCGCCTGACCGACAGCGATCGACGCTCTGTCGCCCGCTATCTGTTGACGCTGGGTCACGCGCCGGCCAGTACGCATGCTGCGCCGACGCCACCTCCGCGCGCTATTGCAGCGTTCGAGACCGGACCGTCCGCGACGCTGCGCGGCGCCATCGGCGGCGAGCAGATGAGCGGCGCGCAGCTTTATAACGCCGCCTGCGCAAGCTGCCACGGCGCGCAGGGCGAAGGCAGCCGTGACGCGCCGCAAACCTTTCCCCGGCTAACCGGCACCTCGGCGGTGCTCAACGCTAATCCCGCCAATCTGATTATGACCGTCGCAGAGGGGGTAGACCGCACCACCGCGTCAGGCCACGCCTTTATGCCGGCATTCTCCAGCCAGATGAGCAGCGCCGAGCTGGCGCGTCTGCTGGACTATGTCTCAACACAGTTCGGCGCGGCCGGACAGCACATTACCGAAGAGCAGGTTAATCACACCCTGCGCCATCCCAGGCATTCGCTCTGGTTGCAGCGCGCGCCGTGGGCAGGAGCAGGCCTGCTGGCACTGCTGATCTGTCTGGGAGTATGGCGATATCGATCTCATAAAAGGAGACTCCATGAAAGCACCTCTCTGTAGCGCACTCTGCGCCCTTGCCGCGTTGTGGACCGCCACAGTCAGCGCCACGCAGACCCAAACTATCTTGAGCGCCGATGATGCACAGCGCATTATTGCGCGTGCGGAGACGCAGGCGCAGTCGCTGAAAGCGCAGGTTTGCATTGCCGTGCTCGATCGAGCCGGACAGCTGCTGGCCTTCAAACGCATGGATAACGCGCCGCCGGGCTGTATTGACTCTTCGATGCAAAAAGGACGCGCGGCGGCGCTGTATCGCACCTCGACCGACAAATATATGGCGCGAGCCAATGGCACAGAGCCAGCGATAGCCACGCTGCCCAATATGGTGCCGCTTGGCGGCGGCGCGACAGTGACAGTTAACGACGAGGTGACGGGCGCGATTGGCGTGAGCGGAACGGCAAATCCGGCAGAAATCGCCATTGCCGACGCGGGCAGCAAAACCCTTCATCAGCCTTAATAACACGCGCGTCAGGCGCTTGAGGCAACAGAAATGACGCGAGGCTGCGAATCTGCTCGCCTTGCGTCAGAATAAGAATGAGAATCCACTTCGAGAAATTAATCTTTTAAAACAGATATTTATTTTGCTGCATGAAAATCAAAAGGCAAAATGTTATAAACTTGATAAGCTAATCAGGCGCAAAGCAATTTTCTCTGCAACCGTGGCGTTGCGCAGGGCGCAACGTCTGCCCGAGACGCAACCGTTCAGGGTAGCGTTTTCGCCTGCGTCCAGATCAAACTAAATAATATGATGGCAATATGAGCAAAAATGACGATGAAAAGCTGGTAGATATTTTGACAGGCGAAGCCGTGATGGCGCTACTGGCGCAGGATTCGCCCGTTTTTGCCGAGCACGTCGTGGCGCAACTTCAGACGATGGCAGCGTCTGAGCGCAATCCCATCCGGCAGCGAGCCTTTCAGCGCGCGATTGCCGAGTTGATCAGCGCAGCAGGCCAGTCGGACCAGAACAGCGCCTTCTTTGGCAACGACGACTGGCCGGAGAGCGAGCCCACTCTTCACTGACAGCTGCCGTTATGACCCGATTTTTTCAGCGACAAAGCGTGCCGCATCACGATAATTTTTTTGCAGCGACGCATCCGCCGTCTGTTCAGCTTGTTGTGTGAGCATCGTGCTCAGCCCCGCCAGCTCAAGCGGCTTTCCCGCTTTCAACAGCAGCGACGCTATCTCTCCGATCGCCGCATGAATTTCGTCTGGATCTTCTGCTTTTTCAGTGCTCACAAGGCCTTTGTCCATGCTGGTCATTATCGTTTTAATCCCTGACAGCTGCGCCTGGGAAATGTCTACATCCGGACGATCAGGGAATCGCCTTTATCAGTTTCTGCCGCAGAGCGGCGACCCGGCTGGTCAGATCGGATAGCTCCTCAAGCGGCGTATCCATAACTGAGATCATATCCGCCGGCACGCCAGCGGCCTCAGATTTCAGCGCGGTTCCCGCTGGCGTCAGCGTAATCAGCACGCGACGCTCGTCATGTCCTACGTCGCGCCGTCTACTGATCAGGCCCGCCTGCTCCAGCCTTTTGAGCAGCTGGCTCAGCGTGCCCGAATCAAGATGGACGCGCGTCCCCAGCTCAGAGACGGTGACATTGTCGGTTTCCCACAGCGCCAGCAGAACCAGATATTGCGGATAGGTCAGCCCTAGCGGCTTCAGACGCGACTGATAGAGCTTGGTCATCGCCAGCGACGCGGAGTAGAGCGCAAAGCAGAGAAACTGATCGACGGTAACAGGCGCGCTGCCTTGCGAAGCGCCGCCGCAGGTTTCTGGTAATTCTACATTCATGGTGTTGCTGCTTATTATCTGATCGAAAGAGAGCGGCACAGCGTCATCCTGTGAGGTCGTGATAATATTGAATCAAATTAAATTGATGTCAACCTACTGGCCGGAGAGAAATCTCTGATTAATCGAAATTCCCTTTTTACGCGGCCAGCGTGAGCTGTTGCAGAGCCTCGCAGGTCCTGCAACAAAGCGAATTAGTTATAGTCGACCCGAACCACCGCCTTCGACTTTTGCGGGTCAAGGTAAGTCAGGCTGACATGGTCCACGCCAGGCAAAACCACATCGCCCTGCGCCACCTGCTGAAGGCCGATTTGCTGCGTATGAACGCCGTTGTTGTCCTGGCAGGCGAAGGTGATGCGGCTGGCGCCTGGGGTTAACTGGCAGGGATCCTGGGCGATCGCGCCGCTAAACGTCAGAGAACCGCCTGACGTCAGGGGCGCGGCGAAAGCGGAATTAAACAGCATAAGAAACGCCAGACCAAGACCAGCACTGACTTTTGCAGCGGACGATGTCATCAACAGGCTCCTCAGAAAAGTTCGTCCGTGAAAGAGATCATGCGATCCGTTATGGCATTGAGTGGCAGAGAGTGACTCTTGTTATCACTGGCACTGTGAGTAACAGTATATTCACGAAGATGAAAAACTGCCGGTGATTTAAGAATGAAGGGATCTGTCGTAAAAGAGACGGCGATGCCTGTCCGGCATCGCCGCCGCGCTTTAGTCGATCAGTTTATCCAGAGAGAGCGGCAGATCGCGAATGCGCTTGCCGGTCGCGTGATAGACGGCGTTGCTGATGGCCGCCGCCATGCCCACAATGCCTAACTCGCCGACCGCTTTGCCGCCCATCAGGGTGGCGTGATGATCCGGCTCGCCGACGTCGATGGTGACGATCTCCGGCACGTCAGCATTCACGGCGATCAGGTAGTCCGCCAGGTTGTTATTGATGACGCGGGCGTTGCGCGGATCGATAACGCCGCCTTCCAGCAGCGCCTGGCCCAGCCCCATCACCATGCCGCCAATCCACTGGCTGCGCGCCAGCTGAGGGTTATAAAGCCGTCCGCTGTCGAAAGCGGAAACCAGCCGTTTAACCCGCACGGTGCCGAAATCCTCGTCGACGCGCACCTCAACGAACTGCGCGCCCCAGCTGTGCGCCGAAAAGGCTTCAGGACGCGTCATCTTCGACATCGAGTGCACCGCCCGATCGCGATCCTCTTCGCTCTCCTCTTCAGAGAAAGTGCCGGAGACCACGGAAAGCGTCAGCGAGTCGTTCAGCTCTACCAGTTTGTCGTAGCGAATGGCGCGATCGGGCTGGTTTTTCACGCATACTGCGCCGTCACGCAGCACCAGCTGCTCGCGATCCGCCTGAAACAGCGGCGAGCCAGGCGATTCGGTCGCCAGGGTAAAGAGTTTCTCGCGCATCGCTTCCGCCGTCTTGTGCACCGCCGCGGTAAGATTGCCCGCCAGCTGCGAGCCGCCTGCTACGCCGGCGCGCGGCAAATCAGTATCGCCCAGCTCGACGCGAATCTGACGCGAAGGAATGTGCAGCACCTCGGCGGCGGTCTGCGCCAGAATGGTATAGGTGCCGGTGCCGATATCCGCCCCGGCGCTCTGCACCACCAGGCTGCCGTCGCTGTGGAAAATCAGCTTCGCTTCGGCGGGCGAGCGGCTGACCGGATAGGTGGCGGTCGCCATGCCCCAGCCAATCAGCTCGCGCCCTTCGCGCATCGAGCGCGGCGCCATGCTGCGCTGGTCCCAGCCAAAGGCTTCAGCGGCGGCGGCGTAGGCCTCTTTCAACCGGCGCGTGCTCCAGGGCGCATTCAGCTGATAGTCATGATCGGCCCAGTTGCGCAGGCGAAATTCCAGCGGATCGATTCCCAGCGCATAGGCCATCTCGTCCATCGCCACTTCCAGTCCGAAGGCGCTCGGGTTCTCGCCCGGCGCGCGCATCCAGCCTGGCGTGACGGTGTTGATCGCCGCCACGTAGTGACGCGAATAGACGTTCGGCACGGCGTAGAGACGGCCTGTCACTTTATTGGTGCCCTCGGCGAAGGTGTCGATCAGCGAGGTGTCGCTCAGGCCGTCATGGATAATCGCCAGAATTTTGCCGTCGCGCGAGGCGCCCATCTCAAGGTTCTGGATCGTCGCCGGACGACCGCCGAGCCCGGTAAAGGTTTGCGGCCGGGTTAAAGAGACTTTAACCGGCCGTCCCAGCGCGCGCGAAGCGACGCAGGCAAGCGCCACATGAGTATAGGGCACCGGCTTAGAGCCGAAACCGCCGCCTACGTAGGGGGAGATGATGCGCACCTGGTCAACCTCAAGGCCCAGCCATTCGGCGATTTCGGTCTGCGCGCCCATCACCCACTGACTCGGTTCCCAGACCGTCATACGCTCATTCTGCCAGGAGGCGACGCAGGCGTGCGGCTCCATCGGCATGTTGTATTCGCGCGGCGTCGCGTAACGCCCTTTGATTTTTACTTCCGCCTGCGCCATCGCCTGATGGGCATCGCCGAGATCGATGTTGGTGCCGCTGCTCTCTTTACGCGCGGCGCGCGGATCGTCCGGGTAAACCAGCGCCGGCTCCGTCTCATACTCCACTTCCACCAGAGTGGCTGCCCAGGTGGCCTGCTCGAAGGTCTCCGCCACCACCAGGCCGATATTCTGGCCGTTATGGATAATCTTATTGTTCTGAATCGGCGTATAGGTGGACTGCGCCGCGCCGCCGTCGGCGATGGCGGTCGGCTTATTGATTTTCAGGCTGT includes:
- a CDS encoding cytochrome c is translated as MRTATFLLLFLPALALAQPDSATLKRGEYLAIAGDCSACHRNPDNGHPFSGGYRISSPLGDIIATNITPSRVNGIGNYSLADFRRVMREGRRRDGSYLYPAMPYTAFASLTDEDIAALYAWFMTGVPAEDHQVPATQLPFPFSWRAMMALWNGLFLSPQPLASGSAEAIGDARGEYLVKTLGHCGSCHTPRNVLMAEKSASFLRGGAVGSWQAPDLTQARLYAWSETELATYLKTGSLPGKAIAAGEMATVVENSFSRLTDSDRRSVARYLLTLGHAPASTHAAPTPPPRAIAAFETGPSATLRGAIGGEQMSGAQLYNAACASCHGAQGEGSRDAPQTFPRLTGTSAVLNANPANLIMTVAEGVDRTTASGHAFMPAFSSQMSSAELARLLDYVSTQFGAAGQHITEEQVNHTLRHPRHSLWLQRAPWAGAGLLALLICLGVWRYRSHKRRLHESTSL
- a CDS encoding PTS transporter subunit EIIC, producing the protein MSLFSGLIKSLSKLSMIGRALMLPISLLPAAGLLLAFGDKFHLPLMMNAGGVIFDNLPMLFAIGSAVGLASESGIAALSAAVSVFITNITIGTVMGITPEMASQGGKYAMVVGIPTLQMGVFGGLLCGILAAWCYNRFHTLQLPEFLGFFSGKRFVAIATACLSFLMGLLLPYIWQHIQSGIDALSVVVNGDNQAASTFIFGLVERALIPLGLHHIWYPSFWYSFGDYTTHAGQVIHGDQTIWFKMLEEGVKSFSSDSYQNAGKFMQGEFPLMLFALPAACLAMYHEAQTANKKIAAGILFSAALTCFLTGITEPVEFTFIFVAPILYVFNAIMAGLAYMMMYLMHAHIAKSFSAGFIDYLSFGILPSFNGYQTHFLNAVIIGVPMGLIYYFTFRYVIRRFDIKTPGRTLVTANMNDKSDNEIATEIIGLLGGAQNINTVGSCITRLRLEVVKSELVDKDGLNGVGARGVVFVGDTGIQVIFGARAQFIAQTMSTMMAK
- a CDS encoding MarR family winged helix-turn-helix transcriptional regulator, producing the protein MNVELPETCGGASQGSAPVTVDQFLCFALYSASLAMTKLYQSRLKPLGLTYPQYLVLLALWETDNVTVSELGTRVHLDSGTLSQLLKRLEQAGLISRRRDVGHDERRVLITLTPAGTALKSEAAGVPADMISVMDTPLEELSDLTSRVAALRQKLIKAIP
- a CDS encoding xanthine dehydrogenase family protein molybdopterin-binding subunit, with amino-acid sequence MDTAEKSYQALGEKRERGDGVVKVTGEARYAVEHQPENAAYGVVIQSTVASGRITRMDTEKARQAPGVLAVYTHLNSLKINKPTAIADGGAAQSTYTPIQNNKIIHNGQNIGLVVAETFEQATWAATLVEVEYETEPALVYPDDPRAARKESSGTNIDLGDAHQAMAQAEVKIKGRYATPREYNMPMEPHACVASWQNERMTVWEPSQWVMGAQTEIAEWLGLEVDQVRIISPYVGGGFGSKPVPYTHVALACVASRALGRPVKVSLTRPQTFTGLGGRPATIQNLEMGASRDGKILAIIHDGLSDTSLIDTFAEGTNKVTGRLYAVPNVYSRHYVAAINTVTPGWMRAPGENPSAFGLEVAMDEMAYALGIDPLEFRLRNWADHDYQLNAPWSTRRLKEAYAAAAEAFGWDQRSMAPRSMREGRELIGWGMATATYPVSRSPAEAKLIFHSDGSLVVQSAGADIGTGTYTILAQTAAEVLHIPSRQIRVELGDTDLPRAGVAGGSQLAGNLTAAVHKTAEAMREKLFTLATESPGSPLFQADREQLVLRDGAVCVKNQPDRAIRYDKLVELNDSLTLSVVSGTFSEEESEEDRDRAVHSMSKMTRPEAFSAHSWGAQFVEVRVDEDFGTVRVKRLVSAFDSGRLYNPQLARSQWIGGMVMGLGQALLEGGVIDPRNARVINNNLADYLIAVNADVPEIVTIDVGEPDHHATLMGGKAVGELGIVGMAAAISNAVYHATGKRIRDLPLSLDKLID
- a CDS encoding sorbitol dehydrogenase family protein; its protein translation is MPITGSLATAAEPENRFHRVSQALTGRQQLDPTISQRLYALLTRQNPLFPQRLAQLAEHLSRSEARAPEALLASLSEEEVNTALAIITPWYLGYTGNPATTRATDDAPFVSFLSALMYEPTADLTPRPSYSQRGSDYWQAVPDGVSAPQMPATIHAWGKASPRAASGIAQPQPAWLAMVEGRARTYAEALRLTDGTGDGS
- a CDS encoding GlcG/HbpS family heme-binding protein, which encodes MKAPLCSALCALAALWTATVSATQTQTILSADDAQRIIARAETQAQSLKAQVCIAVLDRAGQLLAFKRMDNAPPGCIDSSMQKGRAAALYRTSTDKYMARANGTEPAIATLPNMVPLGGGATVTVNDEVTGAIGVSGTANPAEIAIADAGSKTLHQP
- a CDS encoding IS1-like element IS1A family transposase (programmed frameshift) translates to MASVSITCPSCSATDGVVRNGKSTAGHQRYLCSHCRKTWQLQFTYTASQPGTHQKIIDMAMNGAGCRATARIMGVGLNTILRHFKKLRPQSVTSRIQPGSDVIVCAEMDEQWGYVGAKSRQRWLFYAYDRLRKTVVAHVFGERTMATLGRLMSLLSPFDVVIWMTDGWPLYESRLKGKLHVISKRYTQRIERHNLNLRQHLARLGRKSLSFSKSVELHDKVIGHYLNIKHYQ
- a CDS encoding GMC family oxidoreductase, which encodes MTHYDADVVIIGSGALGANAAYQLAKAGKSVIMLEAGPYIPRWKVVDNYRNSPSKRNWCAPYPNLPWAPNSYSDGYIETQGDDDFHYVTSFLKVAGGSTRHWASACWRLLPNDFKLKSVYGVGRDWPIAYDDLEPWYLRAEREVGVVGTAEEDQSGQGRDAWPPCSAPYPLPPEAKPYMVQRMQAKLGPLGYQVIHEPHARVSRPYDGRPACAGNNNCEPVCPIGPMYSGDMHVDKAVALGVDLRTESVAWKLEKGPKNHIVAVHYRKPDGRDVRLSAKAFVVAAHGLESPKLLLMSDVANSSDQVGRNLMDHTGLSMTFLADEPLWTGRGSVQHGSIATRRDEPTRAQHSAIRYALRNLVPNSDVTPALLRQGLVGRELDAAIRDRASRIMNISTMSETLPSPTNRVTPHPTRRDGAGLPTLQVNYQLDSYVRGMRPQAYRDFANFLMAFNGEMVEAPTGWRNQYHIMGTTIMGDDSRDSVVDAHCRSWDHANLFIASTGVMPTSATVNPTLTGIALALRLADTLIREL
- a CDS encoding substrate-binding domain-containing protein; this translates as MKKVSIIDVAKEASVSVSTVSLVLRQKGKISDATIEKVQAAIQRLGYVHNVAAANLRASTSNLIGLILCDFSDSYTVKVMASVVKELEKKGFMLFLGQPHDDEASLERCLLSFKQQGVAGIIYLTSDTVNPTVPERLRRCPLPFVVVSQTLISETCNLVMRDNRQAAALATRYLLDRGHRNIGYIGGEADSLLRTQRLQGLRASLLQNGIAHKDELAPACSDDTFAASLATRHLLEKNNTLTALLCHSSTALIGCLNGIQQVGRTLGKDLFLTQQVALVGFEDMLQVNLTSPSLTYVSSASEETGRQAVELIVSNIRDPGLPRQRILLSGELVVRESA